Below is a window of Deltaproteobacteria bacterium DNA.
CGGGATGGGAAAAGCCGGTTGCCCCGGGATCGCTTTATTGTGAATGCCGCCGGAAGCCGCATATCGTAAAGAAATCATGGGGACGTTTCAGTGTGATTGACTCCGAATAGCGGGGGATAATTCTCCTTTTCCGCGATCAATCATAAAAAGATTCTATCAGATCATGTTGCAAGAATCTATTATTTTTCCGGAAGGGTTTGCAGGGAAAGGGGCGGATAAGAACAAAAAAAGACAGGCAGTTTTTCTGCCTGTCTTTTTTTTCTTCAGGCGGTATATCTCAGGCCGCCTTGATCCCTTTTTTCGGGATTTCAATGGGGATCTTCTTTGCCTTTCCTTCTTCTTTTACCGGGGCGCTGATGACCAGCATCCCCTCTTCGAATTCGGCATGAAGATCGTCCGTGTCGACGCCTTCCGGAAGGGGGACGGACCGTTCAAACGCACCGTAACGGATCTCCCGGAGCATGTAGTCTTTCTCTTTTACATCCTTGTCTTCCCGGCTTTCTCCCTTCAGAATGAGTTGGTTGCCCATGATCGAGACGTCGATCTTCTCCGGATCCATGCCGGGGACATGAGCCTTCAGGTAGAAACGATCTTCCTGCGTGTACGTCTCCAGGAGGGGATAGCGGCTCCCTTCCTTCAGCAGACGACCGAATCCGCCGAAGTCTCCGAAGGCTCGCCGGAAAAGTTCATCCACATCATGGTGCAGTGTTGAAAGTTCCCTGAAAGGATCCCAGCGTGTCAGACCTTTCATTCGAATCACCTCCCTTGATAAACGGCTTTTGCAGCCTGCAAATAAGAGTGGTTTTGCCTTGAACCCGGGTTCCTCACTGCCTACATTATAATCCCGATTTTCCGACTGTCAAGGGCCCTGGTTATTTGTTAACATGATGAAAATAAAAGCTTATTTGCTTTACGGATATTGTTATACCGACCGGATTGCCCGGGTTTTCGAAAAGATCTTCGTTGTCAGTCTCCCCAAGTCGTAATATAATGAATCTTATATCCGCACCATTCATTCTTTGTTCGTTCAAAAGGGAACCTTCATGCAGATTTATTTTGAACAAGAGGGAGATCTTCGAAATACCTCCCTTGCCGTGATTCTGAAATCTCTCTGTGACCGGTCTGAAACGGGGATGCTCTCCCTCGATCGGGAGCTGATGAAGAAATCGATCTTTTTCAATTCCGGCAATATTGTTTTTGCGACCTCGAATTGGGAAAACGATCGTCTCGGCACCTTTCTCTTCCGGAACGGGATTCTTTCCTGTGAGGATTTCGAGAGGTCTTCCGAACTGATGACGCCGAACCGGCGTCATGGGGAGATCCTCGTGGAACTCGGGATCATCTCCCGCAGGAATCTGAACTGGGCCGTGAAGGAGCAGGTCAAGGAGATCATCATGAGCCTCTTCCTGTGGGATCGGGGGAGTTTTACCTTTATCTCTATGGGGCCTTTAAAAGATGAGCCGATCACGCTGAAAACCAGGACCCTCGATCTGATCCTCGAGGGGACAAGACGGATTCAGGACTGGCGTATTGTCCGGCGGGAGATCGGTCCCCTCGAAAACCTTTACCGTTGTTGTCCCGGTGCCGGGAAGATTCAGGAGAGCCTCTATCTGAAGCCGAAGGAAAAGAAAGTTCTGGAGACCCTCCGGGAGGCCAGGAGTATCCAGGAGATCTGCCGGGAACTTTCTTTTGGAGATTTTGAAATCTGCCGTATTCTCATGGGACTCCGGACCGTGGGAATTATTGAAAAAGCCGAACAGCCTGCGGAAGTCCTCTGATCCGTTCTATTCCCCTGCTCACCCCGACTCTGCCGTGAAAAAGATTTGTCAAAGGTACGTTGTTGTTGTATCGTATCAGGCCGGATACAACAATGGAAGGGTTTGGTCATGGCTCTCCTGGAGATGCAGGTTGATGAGATCTTTACTCTAAAAGAGGGGCTTCAGGCCATCCGCAATTCGCTGGAAAGGAGCAAGGCGGTTGAACTGATCAATCTTCCCCTCTTTCTGATCCGGGAGTGGATTCCCCTTCTCCAGGGGAAGAAGGTCACTCTTTATGACAACCGGATTGAAGGTCTGCCTGATGACATCCGGGCGCTGGGGAGTGAAATCTTCACTTCCGTCCGGATGAAGGGGACCTTTTACGGTCGGGTGGTGGAAAAGGGAGAGGTCTTCGTCAAGAACCGGATCTTCAACATCTGGTATGAGGGTGACCGGATACTCAATATCGGAAGTATCACTTACCGACGGTGTGTCCGTTGTATCCAGTCCATGCATCGGGAGATCCTCCTCACCGATGCGATGGATGTGTTGAATATCATGACCCTCTACGATCCGGAAGAAGGGGAGAAGGCCATCCTTGATGCGGTGCGGAAGTCCTCCCGGGTGCGGATGGTCAACCTGCCCAAACCGTTGGTTCGGAAGGTGGTGATCGAGATTGATTCCGATGATGTGAAGGTCATCTGCGCGGAGCGGAGCGATGAGGCCAGGAAGGTCGCGGATCAGCATCATGCCCGTGTTTCCGGCGGGCTTCTGAATGTCTATTCAAGGTTTAAAGGGAAGAAACTGCAGAGCGGAGGGATCGCACTGGATCATAATTTTTTCAGTGTAGACTATCTCGGAGACAAGATCTACGTGATCCTTGGAATTGTCTGGCCCAGGTGTCCTTCCTGCATGACCGACTTTTACGAACTCGGCTGGCGGGCGGCGGGGAAGATCAGGTAATCCTTCGTGCTTGCAGTGGAAAGAGGGGGTTGCATGTCCGGCATGACGCCCCTGATGCGGCAATATACTGAGATCAAATCCAGGTATAGGGATGCGATACTCTTCTTCCGCATGGGGGATTTTTATGAGATGTTCAACGAAGATGCCAGGAAGGCGTCCAGGGTCCTCCAGATTGCCCTGACCAAGCGGGGGAAATCAGAGGGGACGGATATCCCTCTCTGCGGTGTTCCTTTTCATGCCGGTGACGGCTATATCGCCAAGCTGGTCCGAAACGGTTTCAAGGTGGCTGTCTGCGAGCAGGTCGAGGATCCCAAAAAGGCCAAGGGGATCGTCAAGCGGGAAGTGGTCCGCGTCGTCACGCCCGGGACCGTCCTGGAAGAAGGGATGCTCGAAGAACGGGAGAATCATTTCCTGGCCTCCCTCGTTGCCGAGAACGGGGCGGTGGGCCTTGCCTTTCTCGACCTGACGACGGGCGAATTTCTGGTCTCGGAAAAGAAGGGAGAGGGGCTTGCGGAATTCCTGCTCGGACGATTCGGGACCTTCGAGCCGAAGGAATTGATCGTGCCCGAGGAACAGCAGGACTCCCCCCTCCTGCTGGAGGTCCGCCGGGATCTCCCCGGAGTACCGGTCCAGCCGATGGCGGGGTGGGCCTTTCAGAAGGCGGAAACCTACCGGAAATTGACCCGCTATTTTGAGACCACGACGCTCGAAGGCTTCGGATGTGACGATCTTCCGTTCGGTGTCGCTGCGGCCGGGGCGCTGCTGTACTATATCGAAGAGACCCAGAAGGGAGCGGTCTCCCATATCCAGGGGATCCGTGTTCTCCGGGACGGGAAGAGGATGTTCCTCGACTCGGCTACGATCCGAAACCTGGAACTGGTGCGGTGCAATCTCGATGGGGGCAGGAAAGGTTCCCTCCTTGCCGTGCTGGATCGGACCCGGACGGCCATGGGGGGACGGACCCTCCGGAAGTCTCTTTTGAGTCCGCACCTCGATCCCGATGAGATTCGCCGGCGCCAGGGAGCGGTTGCCGATTTGCATGACGATCCTGCGTTACTCGACGATCTGCGGGATCGGCTCGATTCCGTCCATGACATGGAACGGCTCACCGGCCGCATTACCCTCGGCGTGGCCAATGGGCGGGACATGCTGTCCCTGGCGGAATCGCTTGCCCCCCTGCCGGAGATCAAGGAACTGCTGAAGGATCTGCCGGCGCCCCTGCTGACGGAACTCCGGCAGGGGATCGATGAACTTCAGGATGTTCGGGAAGGGATTGAAGATGCCATTCATGAAGATCCTCCGCTGAATCTCCGGGAAGGGCGTTTGATTGCCGACGGCTATTCCGCGGAGCTGGATGAACTGAGGAGTATCGGCCGGGAAGGCAAAGGGTGGATCGCCAGGCTCGAAAACCGGGAACGGGAGCGGACGGGGATTTCAAACCTCAAGGTCAAGTTCAACAAGGTATTCGGGTACTACATCGAGGTGACGAAGGCCAATCTTGGGGATGTCCCGGACGACTATGTCCGCAAACAGACCCTGGTCAATGCCGAGCGGTTCATCACGCCGGAACTCAAGGAATATGAGGCCAAGGTGCTGGGCGCCCAGGAGCGGATCGTGGAACTGGAATATGATCTTTTCCGTGCCGTCAGGGAAGAGGTCGCGGCCGAACGGCGACGGATCCAGCAGACCGCATCGGTCCTGGCGGAGATCGACGCCCTGTCCTCCCTGGCGGAGGCGGCACGAGAGCACCGTTACGTGCGGCCGAAGATCTCCGGGGGAACGGCGCTGATGATCCGGGAAGGGCGTCATCCCGTTCTGGAGGTCCTTGATCCATCCGGGAGCTTTGTACCGAATGATGCCGATATGGACACCGAAGAGGATCGTCTTCTCATCATTACCGGCCCCAACATGGCGGGCAAATCGACCTACATGCGTCAGGTCGCCCTCATTGTTCTCATGGCCCAGATGGGAGGTTTTGTCCCGGCGGCGGCGGCGGAGATCGGTGTGGTGGACCGGATCTTCACACGGGTCGGTGCCTCCGATGCCCTGATCCGGGGGCAGAGTACCTTCATGGTGGAGATGAACGAGACGGCCAATATCCTCCATAACGCGACCTCAAGGAGTCTGATTATTCTCGATGAGATCGGCCGGGGGACGAGTACCTTCGATGGTGTCAGTATCGCCTGGGCCGTGGCGGAGTTCATTCACAACCGGATCCGCGCCCGCACCCTCTTTGCCACACACTACCATGAGTTGACGGAATTGGCGATGACCCTTGAAGGGGTGAAGAACTGTAATATCGCCGTGCGGGAGTGGAATGACGAGATTATCTTTTTGCGAAAGATCGTTGAAGGAGGCGCCGACAAGAGCTACGGTATCCAGGTGGCCCGCCTGGCCGGTCTTCCGCCCGAAGTGATTGAACGGTCAAAGGAGGTGCTGGAGAATCTGGAACGGAGCGAACTGGGCGAGGATGGCGAACCGGTGATTGCCCACCAGGAGTCAGGGGAACATGTACTTTTTCAGCCCGATCTTTTTGCCGGGCGTCCCCATCCCGTCCTGAAGGAATTGCAGCGCCTCGATGTTCAGAACATGACCCCGCTGGAGGCGTTGAATCGTCTCGCGGAACTCAAGAAAGATGTGAAAAACGGATAGAAGGGAGAACCGAATGACCGATGAGGAAAAAGGTTTGCTTGAAAAACTCGATCACCTGCTGCATCACTGGATGGAGCACAACGAATCCCACGGGGAAGGGTACAAGACGTGGATGAACCGAGCGGAGCAGTCAGGACGGGCCGATGTAGCCCGGGAGATCGGAAAGGCCCTGACCCTCTCCAGGGAGATGAACGCACACTTTAAAAAGGCGAGGAAGTTGTTGAAAGGAGATCATCATGTGTGATTCCAATGCCTACCTGCTGCACGGGGATCAAGAGGAACTGGTGATGGAAAGTCTCGATTTTCTCCGGCAGGAGGAGGACTCGGTGCTCTTGCGGGATATCTTTGGAGAAGAAAAGACCGTCCGGGGGAGGGTGAAAGAACTGCACCTATCCAGACAGCGGGTTGTCTTGGAGGAATCTTAATAAGGGAAGTGAGCGGAGCTGTTACAGAAAAACGGGAACTGCTCAGGTTGCTTCAATTTTCCCGCAGGACAAGGCGTGAGGAGCGCAAAACCGGAGGCGTATTTTGTATACGTTGAGGATTCGAGCACCGCAACAACGCAGTCATGCGGGAAAAGGGAAGTGAGCGGAGCTGTTCTAAGAAAAACGGGGCCTCCCACAAGAGGAGGGGGAGTGGAAGGCCCCTTTATACCCCGCTTGCCGCGGGATACGGCTGAGGAGGAGATGCCGCTCACCCGACGGTAGAGGACGGGATATAATTTGTAACCGGATTACTTGGACTCACCACCACAGCGGGGTTCCGGCTTTTCCGTGACGACCCAGCAGCCCCGGTCAGCGCCGCAACGGCACGGCTCCGGTAACTCCTCCGAATAGGGAACTTCGTTCGTACAATCCTCGCAGACGTAAACCCGGATCATCAGTTTTTCCTCCTCTTGTCGGGCTAAACTCCCACTGTTTCTCCGGCTTTTCTCCACCCTTCCTTGTGGAGTTTCCTGTGCCGATTGACACTCCACTCTTTCATGGATTGAATGTACCTCTTCATGTCCGTTTTTGCAAGTTCGGCCAACTGTTCTTTCTCTTCATTGGCCTGTTTCAGATCGTTGGGGGTAAACCCCTGCCAGGTGCAGTAGCCTTCATCAAAGATCCTCTCGGGGGTCAGTTGATCTCCCGTTAAGCCCATTTTTTCTCCATAGATTTCAGCGACCGTCATGTCATATTCAATAATCCACCCGTTGTCGGCAATCATCGTCGCCGCATTGAATTCCACGTTTTTGCTGCAGGCGGGACAATAGAGATTCGCGATGGTCTCAAAAGGGAGGATTGAATTCTGATGGTGAAAGCGGGCGCTTTCCTGATTGCAACTGCATTTCTTCTCGATGGCCATGCACATGATTTTTCCTTCCTTGTGATTGATTCAGACCCAAAACAATACAAGTAAGATATACTTTGTCTTGTATATACCAGTAGAGTTCTCCGATGTCAAGGGGAAATGATCGTTTTTTTTGTTGACACCCCCGGGTTCACGGTGCTAAATTAGCTCTACATTTTTTCAGGTGCCGTAAAGGCTGAAAAGGGAAGAGGGTGTGAATCCCTCGCGGACCCGCCGCTGTAATCGGGTATAAACCGTTGCTTGATGCCACTGTCCGAATGAAGGACGGGAAGGCGCAGCGGTCAACTTCGATAAGATATCGAAGGAACCTGAGAGCCAGAAGACCTGCCTGAAAAACCAGAATTTCACCGGACTTCGAGGAATAAGGGAGGTGAACCGATGTGCAATCTTGGACCCCGTTTTTCTCTTCGAAAATCGGGGTTTTTTTGTGCCCCCGTCTCCCTTCTCTGAAGGTTATCTTAAATAACGGAAAGAAGGTCTGCTGCGATGGGAAACTTCACATTCATAACCGGCGGGGCCCGGTCGGGAAAGAGCGATCTTGCGCTCAGGCTTGCAAACAAGGTTGAAGGGCGGCGGATCTTTGCGGCCACGGCCCGTGTCACTGATGCGGAGATGAAAGAACGAATTGAACGGCACCGGCGGGAACGGGGGGATTCATGGGAGACCCTCGAAGAACCGCTGGAACTCGTCGGGCTTGTCCGCTCTCTCGATCCTGCGGCAAGGCTCCTTCTCATCGACTGCATTACCGTCTGGATCGCCAACCTGATCATCGAAAGGAAGTGGGACGATGAACGGATCCTGCGGGAAGTGAACGAACTGGCCGGTGCGCTCAGGGCCTTCCCGGAGCGGGTGATCGCCGTCACCAACGAGGTCGGGTCGGGTATCGTGCCGGAGAGTCGCTTGGGGCGGAGATTTCGTGACCTCGCCGGGGCGGCCAACAGGATCCTTGCCTCAGCGGCGGGCAGGGTATACCTCGTCTCGATGGGGATCCCGCTGCAACTGAAAGGCGAAAAACCGGCCACGAATTTCACGAATAAAAGCTAAACGTTATAGAAAAGGCAAGAAGCTTTCACCGCAAAGGCGCGAAGGACGCAGAGAAGACCATGGATAACACATACACAAAGATCAAAACCACCCTCGCAGCCATCCAACCCTTCGATCCCGCTCTGGCGGAGAAGGTCCAGGCCCGCCTCGACGACCTGGCCATTCCTCCGGGTGCGCTGGGCCGGCTCCAGTCCCTCGGCAAGCAGGTGGCCCTGATCCGTAACACCCTTCGTCCCGAGATCCGCACGAAGAAGGTCTTCACCTTTGCCGGGGATCACGGCGTGGTCGCGGAAGGGGTCTCCGCCTTTCCGCAGGAGGTGACCCGGGAGATGGTGAAGAATTTCGTCCGGGGCGGCGCCGGGATCAACGTGCTGGCCCGCCATGTCGGTGCCGAGGTGATTGTCGTCGACATCGGCGTCAATGCCGATCCTGAGGAATTGAACGGCGTTGAGCATTGCAAGGTCGCACGGGGGACGAAAAATTTCACGAAGGGACCGGCCATGACCCGGGAAGAGGCGGAGGCATCACTGACCGCCGGGATCGGTCTCATCGAAAAATACGGCCGGGGTCTCGACCTCGTCGGCACGGGGGACATGGGGATCGGGAATACCACGCCGAGCAGCGCCATTGCCGCCGTCCTCTGCGGACGACCCGCGGCCGAGGTGACCGGGCGGGGGACGGGGATCGGAGCGGAGACCCTCCGGCACAAGGTGGAGGTGATCGAAAGAGGAATCGGGATCAACCGTCCCGATCCTTCGGACCCGGTCGGCGTCCTGGCGAAGGTCGGGGGATTTGAGATCGGCGGGATCGCAGGCCTGATCCTGGGAGCCGCGGCCCGGAGGATCCCCGTCGTCATCGACGGGTTGATCTCCACGGCGGGGGCCTTGGTCGCCCATGCCCTGCAACCGCGCGTCTCCGACTATATGATCGCAGGCCACCGTTCGGTGGAAATCGGGCACCAGGTAATGCTTGACCATATGGGGCTTTCTCCCCTTCTCGACCTTGATCTCCGTCTCGGCGAGGGGACCGGCGCCGCCCTTGCATTCCATATCGTCGAGGCGGGTGTCAAGGTGTTGACCGAAGTCCTGACCTTTACCGAGGCGGGGGTAACGGAAGGGAACGGTCCGAAGGTTACGGAATGAATCGAAATCTTTTTCAAAAATTCGCCACGGCCTGGCGCTTTCTGACGGTCATCCCGGTCGGGAAGGAGGGGGAGCGTACGTCCGGGGAGATGGCCGCTTCCATGACGCTCTTTCCCGGCGTAGGGTTCATGCTGGGCGGTATCCTCCTGACACTGCACCTTTTGCTCCGGCCGGTTTTCCCCGCGTCGCTCGAAGGGCTCATCCTGATCGCCGTGCTGGTGGTCATGACCGGCGCCCTGCACTTAGACGGATTCGCCGACGTCCTCGACGGATTCGCCGGCGGGCGGGACCGGGAGTCGGTCCTGGCCGTCATGCGGGACAGCCGGATCGGAGCGGTCGGAGTCGTGGGGCTGGTACTCCTGATCATGGTCAAGGTCTTTGCCCTGATCGAGAACCCGGAGATGGCGAAGGGGGCGGTCCTCTTCTGTCTCCCCGCCGCGGGACGGCTGGCCATGCTGCAGCAGGCGGCCTTCTCCTCCTATGCACGGAGAGAAGAAGGCACGGGGAAGGCCTTTGCCGATCATGCCGGAAAGAGGGAATTCCTGACGGGACTGATTGTCACCTCGGTTCCCACCCTCTTGCTCCTCGGCATGAAAGGATTGCTTCTCATCTTCATCGTTGTGCTGGCGACGGAATCGGGGCGGCGCTTCTTTGTGAAACGTCTCGGCGGTGTAACCGGTGACACGCAGGGTTTTGCCGGCGAAGTGGCCGAGGCCCTCTTTCTTCTTTGTGGAGCGGCGGTCCTTTGAAACCGGAACGGGAAAAGTCGACGAGGACCCGGGTCTATCTTGCCCGGCACGGCGAGGTGGAGAACCACGCATCCGGTGTCTATAACGGCCGTACCGACGTCGCGATCACGGACCGGGGACGGGCGCAGATGGCGGCAATCCGGGATCGTCTTCCCGGTGAGAGGCTCTCCGCCCTTTACTGCAGCGGGCTCCTGCGGACCCGGGAGGGGATGGAGATCATCGGGAAAGGATGGAATCTCCCTGGAAAGATCGTTCCGGAACTGCAGGAGCGGAGCTTTGGAGAATGGGAGGGGTTGACCTTCGAGGGGATCCGGGAACATTCTCCCCGGCTCTTCGCCGCATGGCGGGAGGACGTCAACGCCGTCCGGCCGCCAGGGGGGGAGAGTCTGCACGATCTCTCGGAACGGGTCCTTGCGGCCTATCTTCCGATCGTCGAACGGCACCGGGGGGAAGCGATCCTCATCGTGGCCCACGGCGGGGTAAACCGGGTGATCCTGGCGCATGCGCTGAAAATGGAGCTCCGCGGGATCTTCCGGATCGGCCAGGGGTTCGGCTGCCTGAACGTGATCGACTACTATGATGACGGGTTTGCCCAGGTTACCTTGATGAATGGGTGAGTCAAAATCGAAAGCATTTCACCGCAGAGACGCAAAGGACGCGGAGAAAGGCAGAAGAGGGAACACCAAAACCTGCCTCTCGCAGAGGACGCAGAGGACGCAGAGGGCGCAAAGAAAAGCAACGCATCCGTATCGAATGAAAGGATCCAATTGTTGAGAACCTTAATTATTGCCGGGACATCGAGCGGGGCGGGAAAGACGACCGTGGCGCTGGGGCTGATGACCGCCTTTGCAAAACGGGGTTTGACCGTGGCCCCTTTCAAGGCCGGTCCCGACTATATCGATCCCCTTTTCCACCGGCGGGTTTGCGGGCGGCCGAGCTACAACCTCGACGGCTGGATGATGGGTAAGGAGGCGGTCCTGAAAACCTTCGGGCGGGTGGCCGCGGGAGCGGATATCGCCGTGATCGAAGGGGTAATGGGACTCTTCGACGGATATGACGCGGCAGGGGATGCCGGATCCACGGCCGAGATCGCGAAGTGGCTCGGCGCCCCGGTGATCCTCGTTGTAAATGCGGGATCAATGGCGCGGAGCGCCGCCGCCCTTGTCAGGGGGTTTGAAACCTTCGATGAAGAACTCTCCGTGGCCGGCGTGATCTTTAATAATACCGGCGGCGTCCGGCACAAAGAGTGGCTTTTCGACGCGGTGTGTTTGAACTGCCGGGCCGAACCGATCGGCGCTCTCAAACGGGATGGCGGGTTGGCCCTTCCCGAGCGTCACCTCGGGCTGACCACGGACGCGGCGGAGGCGCTGACCGATGACTGGGTCGGTGCCCTGGCGGTCCGAATGGAGCGTGAAGTCGATCTCGACCGTCTTATGGAACTGGCGGGGGAGAGCGATTCACTTCCTGCGCCGAAAACTTTTGTAACAGAAAAACGTTCCGTCCGGCTCGGCATCGCCCGGGACAAGGCCTTCTGTTTCTACTATGAAGAGAACCTTGATCTTCTCCGGTCGATGGGAGCCGAACTCGTTCCCTTCAGCCCGATTGCCGATGGCCGGCTTCCCGAAGGGATCGACGGTCTCTACCTTGGCGGAGGCTACCCCGAGGCGCATGCCGGGGCATTGAGCGCAAACCTGTCGCTTTTGGCGGAGATACGCGGAGCAGCGGAAGCCGGGCTTCCGGTTTATGGCGAGTGCGGCGGGATGATCTACCTTTCCAGCGGTCTTTATGACACGGAAGGAAACCGTTATCCCATGGCCGGGGTCTTCCCTTTCTACGTGAAGATGCTCGAGCGAAGGGAGGCATTAGGCTATGTGACGGTGAGGATCAGGGAAGAGAACCTTCTCGGTTCCGTCGGAGCGGTTTTTCGGGGTCACGAGTTCCACTATTCCAGGACCGTGGATGTGCCGGACGATCTTAAGATGACGGTTAAAATAACCCGGCGGACAGGTGACAAGGAGATCTCCGAGGGATACCAGGTAAACAATGTTTATGGGAGTTATCTCCATCTTCACTTCGGGGCCTTCCCCCGGGTCGCGGAGCATATTGTCGGTGTCATGCGGAAATTCAAGGAGACAGGGTCAAAAACAATGAACCATGGGGAACACAGACCGTTACGGGGAGAACAAAATCAAAGATACAAAACATTTTACCATGAAGGGCAGGAAAAAAGAAAAGGCAAAAGCAAACCATAAATCGGAACACGGGGATCGACAGGGAACGCAAATAAAAGACCAACATGCGGAATCGAGAGCGGGAATGAACGAGAAATATTTCATCCACGAAAGCTGTCGTTTTTATCCCTGTCACGACTATGAAAATTTCCGTTCCTGCCTCTTCTGCTGGTGTCCGCTCTACCTCCTGGACTGCGGGGGAGATTATCGAATGACCCATGGCGTCAAGGATTGCTCCGGCTGTTTTCTTCCCCATGCGGAGGAGGGATACGACTATATTCTGCAACAGGTGAACCAACAAATTTACCACAAGAGCGGCTCATAAAGGAGGTCATCATGGCAACTCAAATTGAAAAGGCACGGGACGGGATCGTCACTCCGGAGATCGAGGCGGTGGCACAGGCGGAGGAAATCGAGACGTCGATAATCCTCCGGCGGGTGGCGGAGGGGAAGATCGTCATCCCCTGCAACACGAATCATACGCACAACGTGGTGGGAATCGGGAAAGGGCTTCGAACCAAGATCAACGCCAGCATCGGGACCTCCTCCGACATTGATGACGTAGAGTTGGAGGTCCGCAAGGCGAAGATTGCGGAGGAGACGGGCGCCGATACCTTGATGGAACTCTCGGCGGCTGGGGATTTCCGGAAGACCCGGAAGGCGGTGATCGATGCGGTCCGGCTTCCCGTCGGAACGGTTCCCCTCTACCAGGCCTTTGCGCAGGCCAT
It encodes the following:
- a CDS encoding cobyrinate a,c-diamide synthase gives rise to the protein MRTLIIAGTSSGAGKTTVALGLMTAFAKRGLTVAPFKAGPDYIDPLFHRRVCGRPSYNLDGWMMGKEAVLKTFGRVAAGADIAVIEGVMGLFDGYDAAGDAGSTAEIAKWLGAPVILVVNAGSMARSAAALVRGFETFDEELSVAGVIFNNTGGVRHKEWLFDAVCLNCRAEPIGALKRDGGLALPERHLGLTTDAAEALTDDWVGALAVRMEREVDLDRLMELAGESDSLPAPKTFVTEKRSVRLGIARDKAFCFYYEENLDLLRSMGAELVPFSPIADGRLPEGIDGLYLGGGYPEAHAGALSANLSLLAEIRGAAEAGLPVYGECGGMIYLSSGLYDTEGNRYPMAGVFPFYVKMLERREALGYVTVRIREENLLGSVGAVFRGHEFHYSRTVDVPDDLKMTVKITRRTGDKEISEGYQVNNVYGSYLHLHFGAFPRVAEHIVGVMRKFKETGSKTMNHGEHRPLRGEQNQRYKTFYHEGQEKRKGKSKP
- a CDS encoding metal-binding protein; translated protein: MNEKYFIHESCRFYPCHDYENFRSCLFCWCPLYLLDCGGDYRMTHGVKDCSGCFLPHAEEGYDYILQQVNQQIYHKSGS